The following are encoded in a window of Penaeus vannamei isolate JL-2024 chromosome 17, ASM4276789v1, whole genome shotgun sequence genomic DNA:
- the uex gene encoding metal transporter CNNM4: MSSEQRRWYLCVKDHANVDFYHQGSASWLTMTSYNLLLPLWIQVLLLLVLLILSGLFSGLNLGLMALDKTELKIVSNTGSPSERRYARAIEPVRRHGNFLLCTLLLGNVLVNSTLTILLDELSSGLVAVIGSTAGIVVFGEIIPQAICSRHGLAIGARTVWLVRVFMVLTGPASYPISKVLDLLLGEEIGNTYNRERLMELIKVSNPVCPSQVNRQ, from the exons ATGAGCAGCGAGCAGCGGCGTTGGTACCTCTGCGTCAAGGACCACGCCAATGTGGATTTCTACCACCAGGGGTCCGCCTCGTGGCTCACCATGACGTCCTATAATCTGCTGCTGCCGTTGTGGATTCAG gtGCTGCTGCTGCTCGTGCTGCTGATCCTGTCGGGTCTGTTCTCGGGGCTCAACCTCGGGCTCATGGCACTCGACAAGACGGAGCTCAAGATCGTGTCGAACACCGGCTCGCCCTCGGAGCGCCGCTACGCCCGCGCCATCGAGCCCGTCCGCCGCCACGGGAACTTTCTGCTGTGCACGCTCCTGCTGGGGAACGTCCTCGTCAACTCCACGCTCACCATCCTGCTGGACGAGCTCTCCTCGGGCCTCGTCGCCGTCATCGGGTCCACGGCCGGCATCGTCGTCTTCGGGGAGATCATTCCGCAGG CCATCTGCTCCCGCCACGGCCTGGCCATCGGCGCGCGTACCGTGTGGCTCGTGCGGGTATTCATGGTACTCACCGGCCCCGCCTCCTACCCGATCTCCAAG gtGCTGGACCTCCTCCTGGGTGAGGAGATCGGCAACACATACAACAGGGAGCGCCTCATGGAACTCATAAAGGTGAGTAACCCGGTATGTCCGAGTCAGGTGAATCGCCAGTGA